One part of the Nostoc sp. PCC 7120 = FACHB-418 genome encodes these proteins:
- a CDS encoding phosphotransferase family protein — MDFSDGKMPFLADVVDRVRVEECFEGCLVIAKNCRVQNVRVIRHKLGRRCLIEYELIDDAGEIITLIGKVRAKGTDFHSYELQKSLWESGFGDDSPDGISVPEPVGIIPEWQMWLQRKVEGVTATQLLSQTNGILPAKLIAEAAHKLHQANIIPRRSHRMSDELRILHERIPLVMEQYPQWQSRLERILAASDDLGANTPEPKPCGIHRDFYPDQVIINNSRLYLIDLDLYCAGNPAVDIGNFIAHLQEYSLRNFGNSQALQEYENILTKRFLQLTGNEFFPAIQAYTTLTLVRHIHISTLFPERRLFTEPLLNLCEQQLNITRNS, encoded by the coding sequence ATGGATTTTAGTGATGGGAAGATGCCTTTTTTGGCGGATGTGGTTGATCGGGTGCGGGTGGAGGAGTGTTTTGAGGGGTGTTTGGTAATAGCTAAAAATTGTCGTGTGCAGAATGTCCGGGTGATTCGTCATAAGTTGGGGCGGCGTTGTTTGATTGAATATGAGTTGATTGATGATGCTGGGGAAATCATTACCTTAATTGGGAAGGTGAGGGCTAAGGGAACTGATTTCCATAGTTATGAGTTACAGAAATCTCTCTGGGAATCTGGATTTGGTGATGATAGTCCTGATGGGATTTCTGTCCCTGAACCTGTAGGGATAATTCCTGAATGGCAAATGTGGTTACAGCGTAAGGTTGAGGGGGTGACTGCTACTCAACTGCTTTCACAAACTAACGGTATTTTACCTGCAAAACTTATTGCTGAAGCTGCTCATAAATTGCACCAAGCTAATATTATTCCTCGTCGTTCTCATAGGATGTCAGATGAATTACGAATTTTGCATGAACGGATTCCATTAGTTATGGAACAATATCCACAATGGCAATCACGTTTAGAACGCATATTAGCAGCAAGTGATGATTTAGGAGCAAACACACCAGAACCAAAACCCTGTGGTATCCATCGTGATTTTTATCCTGATCAAGTGATTATTAATAATTCCCGTTTGTATCTGATTGATCTGGATTTATATTGTGCAGGTAATCCGGCAGTTGATATCGGTAATTTCATCGCTCATCTACAAGAATATAGCTTACGTAATTTTGGTAATAGCCAAGCATTGCAAGAGTATGAAAATATTCTCACGAAAAGATTTCTTCAGCTTACAGGTAACGAATTTTTCCCCGCAATTCAAGCCTATACTACCCTAACTTTAGTCCGCCATATTCACATCAGCACCCTATTTCCAGAACGTCGTCTTTTTACCGAACCATTATTAAATCTCTGCGAACAGCAACTCAATATAACTCGTAATTCGTAA
- a CDS encoding ABC transporter ATP-binding protein, with protein sequence MLKPKKSAVPGLWGVLAYFWPDIRPQYGLLLVSAIALIADVGLRVLEPWPLKFVFDYVLLRGERLNTVPLIANLEPITLLTFSAVAVLIITGLRALAAYGSTVGLAIVGSRVMAKVRNRLYCHLQNLSLAYHTKARSGDLIIRVSSDASRLQEIMITAALPLVVSILSLFGMIGVMFWMNRSLTLLSLITLPFFWLVTNRLSQRIKDSSLKQRQQEGAVAATAAESIAAIKLVKALSLQDAFARVFAQQNQSSLKESVKTQRLAAHLERTVDGVIAMGTAIILWYGSWLALRDALTPGDVLVFLTYLKNAFKPVQNLAKYTGRLAKAAASGERILDVLNQKPDISDSPEAFPAPIFRGAVRFDRVHFAYNSGRVLLEDINLNIQSGQQVAIVGTSGGGKSTLVSLLLRLYDPTSGRVMIDGRDIREYTLASFRSQISVVLQDSLLFAASIKENIAYGIAGVSDAEIEEAARLAHAHDFIQALPQGYDTLVGERGSTLSGGQRQRIAIARAAIRQAPILILDEPTTGLDKESEKAVIDALQRLSANRTTFLITHDLDFATRADMIIYLENGRIAEQGSHLELMRKHGRYAALYEVQASLRV encoded by the coding sequence ATGCTAAAACCCAAAAAATCAGCTGTTCCCGGTTTGTGGGGAGTGCTGGCTTATTTCTGGCCTGATATTCGTCCCCAGTATGGATTACTTTTAGTTTCGGCGATCGCTTTAATTGCAGATGTCGGACTGAGAGTATTAGAACCTTGGCCACTCAAGTTTGTCTTTGATTACGTTCTGCTGCGCGGCGAAAGGCTCAATACTGTTCCCCTCATAGCTAATCTAGAACCAATCACATTACTGACATTCTCAGCCGTTGCAGTCTTAATTATTACAGGCTTACGCGCCCTGGCTGCCTATGGGAGTACTGTAGGATTAGCTATAGTCGGTAGCCGAGTCATGGCGAAGGTGCGGAATCGTTTATATTGTCATCTGCAAAATTTATCTTTGGCTTATCACACCAAAGCCCGTAGCGGTGATTTAATTATCCGTGTCAGTAGCGATGCTAGTCGTCTTCAAGAAATCATGATTACGGCAGCATTACCGCTAGTAGTCAGCATTCTCTCTCTATTTGGCATGATTGGGGTGATGTTCTGGATGAATCGTAGCCTCACCCTGCTGTCATTAATCACACTACCGTTCTTTTGGTTAGTCACTAACCGACTCAGCCAGCGCATCAAAGATTCCTCATTAAAGCAACGTCAACAAGAGGGGGCTGTAGCAGCAACGGCGGCTGAATCGATTGCGGCGATTAAATTAGTCAAAGCCCTCTCCCTACAGGATGCTTTTGCGCGAGTATTTGCTCAACAAAATCAAAGTAGTCTGAAAGAAAGCGTCAAAACCCAACGGCTGGCGGCTCACTTGGAACGTACTGTAGATGGGGTGATTGCAATGGGAACAGCAATTATTTTATGGTATGGCTCTTGGTTGGCTCTGCGAGATGCTTTAACCCCTGGGGATGTGCTGGTATTCCTTACCTACCTCAAGAACGCCTTTAAGCCAGTGCAGAACTTGGCTAAATACACGGGACGACTCGCTAAAGCGGCGGCTTCTGGTGAGCGTATCTTAGATGTGTTAAATCAGAAACCAGATATCAGTGATTCACCTGAAGCCTTCCCCGCCCCAATTTTCCGGGGTGCGGTGCGTTTTGATCGCGTCCACTTTGCATATAACTCAGGACGAGTGCTACTAGAAGACATCAATTTAAACATTCAATCGGGACAGCAAGTAGCGATAGTAGGGACTTCTGGTGGTGGTAAATCGACGTTAGTCAGTCTTTTATTACGGCTTTATGATCCCACATCTGGGCGGGTGATGATTGATGGGCGGGATATTCGAGAGTATACATTGGCATCATTCCGTTCCCAAATTAGTGTAGTTTTGCAAGATAGTCTCTTGTTTGCTGCCAGTATTAAAGAAAATATTGCCTACGGGATTGCTGGGGTGTCTGATGCGGAAATTGAAGAGGCGGCGCGTTTAGCTCATGCTCATGATTTTATCCAAGCTTTACCGCAAGGATATGACACCCTGGTGGGGGAAAGAGGCTCGACTCTTTCTGGGGGACAAAGACAACGGATTGCGATCGCTCGTGCGGCGATTCGTCAAGCTCCTATCTTGATTTTAGATGAACCTACTACGGGGTTAGATAAGGAAAGTGAGAAGGCTGTAATTGATGCTTTGCAAAGGTTGTCAGCAAATCGCACGACTTTTTTGATTACTCATGATCTTGATTTTGCTACTCGCGCAGATATGATTATTTATCTGGAAAATGGGCGGATAGCTGAACAAGGTTCTCATCTGGAGTTGATGCGGAAACATGGGCGTTATGCGGCTTTGTATGAGGTGCAGGCTTCTTTGAGGGTTTAG
- a CDS encoding glycosyltransferase family 4 protein, with amino-acid sequence MRVAYICADAGIPVFGQKGCSIHVQEVIRALKGQGGQVTLFATRIGGELPADLADVVVHQLPPVPKLERSQREQVALGMNPDLRLSLEKFGSFDLIYERYSLWSYGAMEYAQDRGIPGLLEVNSPLIIEQAQHRGLIDREGAEAVARRVFSAATGLIAVSDAVKSYLLDYVDGSKVHVIPNGVNPHRFSHRRSASQSDSFTVGFVGTLKPWHGLPILTEAFSLLHQRVPHAKLLIVGDGPERENLEAELAARGLDAHTQFTGAVNPDEIPQLLAAMDVAVAPYAAQSDFYFSPLKVYEYMAAGLPVVVSQIGQLADLIDPGVNGMLCPPGDAIALADTLEQLWRSPNLRHSLGQAARETVIAHHTWDAIAGQILHLASPLPVEVKL; translated from the coding sequence GTGAGAGTTGCTTATATTTGTGCTGATGCGGGGATTCCTGTTTTTGGGCAGAAGGGTTGCTCTATTCATGTGCAGGAGGTGATCCGGGCTTTAAAAGGACAAGGTGGACAAGTTACACTGTTTGCTACTCGGATTGGGGGAGAGTTACCGGCGGATTTGGCTGATGTGGTGGTGCATCAACTTCCACCTGTTCCTAAGTTAGAACGATCGCAGCGAGAGCAGGTTGCTTTGGGAATGAATCCTGATTTACGGTTGAGTTTGGAGAAGTTTGGCTCTTTTGATTTGATTTATGAGCGTTATTCTCTTTGGAGTTATGGCGCGATGGAATATGCCCAAGATAGGGGAATTCCTGGTTTGTTGGAGGTGAATTCGCCTCTGATTATCGAACAGGCACAGCATCGGGGTTTAATTGATCGTGAAGGCGCGGAAGCGGTGGCGCGTCGGGTGTTTTCCGCCGCTACAGGATTGATTGCTGTTTCCGATGCGGTGAAAAGTTACTTGCTGGATTATGTGGATGGTAGCAAGGTTCATGTGATTCCTAATGGTGTGAATCCTCACCGCTTTTCTCATCGGCGTTCTGCAAGTCAATCAGATAGTTTTACGGTGGGTTTTGTCGGTACTCTGAAACCTTGGCATGGATTGCCCATCCTGACGGAAGCTTTTAGTTTACTGCATCAACGTGTTCCCCATGCCAAACTTTTGATCGTTGGTGATGGCCCTGAACGGGAAAATCTGGAAGCTGAATTAGCTGCACGGGGACTAGATGCTCATACTCAATTCACTGGTGCGGTGAATCCTGATGAAATTCCTCAGTTATTAGCTGCAATGGATGTGGCTGTTGCACCCTACGCCGCACAATCTGATTTTTACTTCTCGCCGTTGAAGGTGTATGAATATATGGCGGCTGGTTTACCTGTAGTTGTTAGTCAGATTGGACAATTGGCAGACTTAATTGATCCGGGGGTGAATGGTATGCTTTGCCCTCCTGGTGATGCGATCGCCTTAGCTGACACATTAGAACAATTATGGCGATCGCCTAATCTGCGTCACAGTTTAGGACAAGCGGCGCGAGAAACCGTGATAGCTCATCATACTTGGGATGCGATCGCAGGGCAAATTCTGCATCTAGCGTCTCCATTACCAGTGGAGGTGAAACTATAA